In Kaistella faecalis, a genomic segment contains:
- the prmA gene encoding 50S ribosomal protein L11 methyltransferase, translating into MNNYLEFNFNISPLQPWNEILMAELIEIGFESFTEEHNGILAYIQKDLLDEKQLKEINMFSNEAVEISYTYQEMPNINWNEEWEKNFEPINVENQVSIRAEFHSNQNLPHEIIIQPKMSFGTGHHATTYLMIQQMLDMDFENKTVLDMGCGTSVLAIFAKQKGAGKTVAIDIDEWSVENSKENAERNNVDLDISQGTADNLGAENFDIILANINRNILISDIPTYVSILNNGGQLLLSGLCFFDVDDILEVCNEQKLTLKRKLQREEWVSLLLEK; encoded by the coding sequence ATGAACAATTATTTAGAATTCAACTTTAATATATCACCACTCCAGCCCTGGAACGAAATCCTGATGGCAGAACTCATCGAAATCGGTTTCGAAAGTTTTACGGAGGAACACAACGGAATTCTGGCTTATATCCAGAAGGACCTTTTAGATGAAAAACAACTTAAGGAAATTAACATGTTTTCAAATGAAGCTGTAGAAATTTCCTACACCTATCAGGAAATGCCCAATATCAACTGGAACGAGGAATGGGAAAAGAATTTTGAGCCAATTAATGTAGAGAATCAGGTTTCCATCCGGGCAGAATTTCATTCAAACCAAAACCTCCCTCACGAAATTATTATCCAACCTAAAATGTCTTTCGGAACGGGACATCACGCAACAACCTATCTTATGATTCAGCAGATGCTCGATATGGATTTCGAAAACAAAACCGTTCTCGATATGGGTTGCGGAACTTCGGTTCTCGCGATTTTCGCAAAGCAGAAGGGCGCAGGAAAAACCGTTGCCATCGATATAGACGAATGGTCTGTAGAAAATTCGAAGGAAAACGCAGAAAGAAACAATGTTGATCTTGATATTTCTCAGGGAACTGCGGATAATTTAGGTGCCGAAAATTTTGATATAATTCTGGCTAATATTAACCGGAATATCCTTATTTCAGATATTCCTACCTACGTTTCGATATTAAATAACGGAGGACAACTGCTGCTTTCGGGATTATGCTTCTTCGATGTTGATGATATTCTGGAAGTTTGTAATGAGCAGAAACTTACCCTGAAAAGAAAACTGCAGCGTGAAGAATGGGTTTCCCTGCTTCTGGAAAAATAA
- a CDS encoding ABC transporter substrate-binding protein translates to MKRTFFAFLFLFLLLSCKKEEKFTINDWQKISENVAFKSDGDFVKLKSGKFNYNIPVSKLPFKKVMLLNASLVGYFTELSLEDRIIGISSPEYVYSEKIHSLISEGRIQNIGNEQKYDVEKIIALKPDAVFTNYIASFDNTYDLIRKNGIEIIFLDEYLEQNPLEKSKYLMVFGRLIGPEKASAVRFKEIQSSYDSLKTLAQKAQNKPVVLANEMYGNQWFLPGGKTNLATLIADANAKYINAENSRSKAVPLSFEEVFAKSQNAEFWVNVGNHKTKKELLQINPNYTKMNVYHHGKLYTVSGKEKGSANDFFESGVVRSDLILKDYIKIFHPELLPDYNLTYLKPLK, encoded by the coding sequence ATGAAACGTACTTTTTTTGCATTTTTATTTCTATTTCTGCTTTTGTCGTGTAAAAAGGAAGAAAAATTTACGATAAACGACTGGCAAAAAATTTCGGAAAATGTCGCATTCAAAAGTGACGGCGATTTTGTAAAGTTAAAATCAGGTAAATTTAATTACAATATTCCTGTTTCGAAACTGCCTTTTAAAAAAGTAATGTTACTCAATGCAAGTCTGGTCGGATACTTTACAGAATTGAGTTTAGAAGATAGAATCATCGGAATCTCCAGTCCGGAGTATGTTTATTCGGAGAAAATTCATAGTCTCATTTCAGAGGGAAGAATTCAGAACATCGGAAACGAGCAGAAATATGATGTCGAAAAAATTATCGCACTAAAACCCGACGCGGTCTTCACGAATTATATTGCAAGTTTTGACAATACCTACGATCTCATCAGAAAAAACGGAATCGAAATTATTTTTCTGGATGAATATCTGGAGCAGAATCCTTTGGAAAAATCCAAATATCTTATGGTTTTCGGAAGACTTATAGGTCCTGAAAAAGCTTCAGCTGTGCGGTTTAAAGAGATTCAGAGTTCCTATGATTCCCTGAAAACGTTAGCTCAAAAAGCACAGAACAAACCTGTTGTTCTTGCCAATGAAATGTACGGAAACCAATGGTTCTTACCCGGCGGAAAAACAAATTTAGCAACACTGATTGCAGATGCAAATGCTAAATATATTAACGCTGAAAACTCCCGTTCGAAAGCAGTTCCTTTAAGTTTTGAAGAAGTTTTTGCGAAATCTCAGAATGCTGAATTTTGGGTGAATGTGGGAAACCATAAAACAAAGAAAGAACTATTACAAATCAACCCGAATTATACGAAAATGAATGTATATCATCACGGAAAACTCTACACCGTGAGCGGGAAAGAGAAGGGAAGTGCGAATGATTTTTTCGAAAGCGGAGTAGTCCGTTCTGATTTAATTCTGAAAGATTACATCAAAATTTTTCATCCCGAATTGCTGCCCGATTATAATTTAACATACCTGAAGCCCCTTAAATAA
- a CDS encoding THUMP domain-containing class I SAM-dependent RNA methyltransferase produces the protein MDTENLKIQIKTFFGLEEVLAEEIKKLGGTNVEIKNRAVNCEGDLGFLYKINYSARTALKIMIPVLTFKAWDESRFYDKLFAFPWDEYMDVDQTFAIDATVYSDRFRHSQFMSQKMKDAIVDYFKFKHRKRPNVDTQDPDIKFHLHIDRELVTISLDSAGDPLFKRGYRKEQGEAPINEVLASGMLQLAGWDGKGNFLDPMCGSGTLLIEAAMIAMDLPAQIFRKKFAFQNWKNYDAELFQKIKEVRINRVKEFTGKIVGYDIDSQMLNAAHINVEAAEMEDVIDVRRQDFFDSKKELFPLLMVFNPPYDERIEIHDDEFYKKIGDTFKKNYPNTLAWLISSDLDAAKKVGLRPSRRIKLFNGKLECRFLQFEMYEGTKKIHKLEGREGDS, from the coding sequence ATGGATACAGAAAATTTAAAGATACAGATCAAAACGTTTTTCGGATTAGAAGAAGTTTTGGCAGAGGAAATCAAGAAACTCGGCGGTACGAACGTGGAAATTAAAAACCGTGCGGTAAACTGCGAAGGTGATCTTGGTTTTCTATATAAAATCAATTACTCCGCGAGAACTGCGCTTAAAATTATGATACCTGTGCTTACCTTTAAAGCCTGGGACGAAAGCCGTTTTTACGACAAACTTTTTGCTTTTCCGTGGGATGAATATATGGATGTGGACCAAACTTTCGCAATTGACGCGACGGTTTATTCCGATCGGTTCAGACATTCGCAGTTTATGTCGCAGAAAATGAAAGACGCGATCGTGGATTATTTCAAATTCAAGCACAGAAAACGCCCTAATGTTGACACTCAGGATCCTGATATTAAGTTCCATCTGCATATCGACCGCGAATTGGTAACGATCTCTTTAGATTCGGCAGGTGATCCTTTATTCAAGCGCGGTTACCGAAAAGAACAGGGTGAAGCTCCAATTAATGAGGTTTTGGCCAGCGGAATGTTACAGCTGGCAGGCTGGGACGGAAAGGGTAATTTTCTTGACCCTATGTGCGGTTCCGGAACTTTACTCATTGAAGCCGCTATGATTGCAATGGATTTACCCGCGCAGATTTTCAGGAAAAAATTTGCTTTCCAGAACTGGAAAAATTATGATGCTGAACTTTTTCAGAAAATAAAAGAAGTAAGAATAAACCGAGTTAAGGAATTTACAGGAAAAATTGTTGGATACGACATCGATTCACAAATGCTTAACGCTGCTCACATCAATGTAGAAGCTGCCGAAATGGAGGATGTTATCGACGTGAGAAGACAGGATTTCTTTGATTCTAAGAAAGAACTATTCCCGCTTTTAATGGTTTTCAATCCGCCTTACGATGAAAGAATTGAAATCCATGACGACGAATTCTACAAAAAAATCGGTGATACTTTCAAGAAAAATTATCCGAACACGTTGGCGTGGTTAATTTCTTCGGATTTGGATGCTGCCAAGAAAGTTGGTTTAAGACCTTCACGAAGAATCAAACTCTTCAACGGAAAACTGGAATGCCGTTTTCTTCAGTTTGAAATGTATGAAGGAACAAAGAAAATTCATAAACTAGAAGGCCGAGAAGGAGATAGTTAA
- a CDS encoding ZIP family metal transporter, whose protein sequence is MIIFLLILSVLAGVFLGKYFGAQQKFAKNLLILSAGFLITICLNDVFPEVYAEANPNIGIFVIAGVLLQMLLENLTKGFEHGHFHHHHEEKNILPAALMIGMFIHAFLEGIPLANETDVFNPYLMGILFHNLPISFVLGAFLIQKQKFTTTSWLIIACFAIASPLGLITGNYFNPDYKVYFLALVGGIFLHISSVIIFESNKNHNIDWSKILMVICGVILALVGHLFHDH, encoded by the coding sequence ATGATCATATTTCTCTTAATACTTAGTGTTCTGGCGGGAGTATTTCTCGGAAAATATTTTGGAGCACAACAGAAATTCGCGAAAAATCTTTTGATTTTAAGTGCAGGTTTTTTAATAACAATCTGTCTGAACGACGTTTTCCCAGAAGTTTATGCAGAAGCAAATCCGAATATCGGAATCTTTGTAATCGCCGGTGTTTTGCTACAAATGCTGCTTGAAAATCTAACGAAAGGGTTTGAACACGGGCACTTTCACCACCACCACGAAGAGAAAAATATTTTACCAGCCGCTCTGATGATCGGGATGTTTATTCATGCTTTTCTGGAAGGAATTCCGCTCGCAAATGAAACCGATGTTTTCAATCCTTATTTAATGGGCATTCTGTTTCACAACCTTCCGATTTCGTTTGTTTTAGGGGCTTTTCTAATTCAGAAACAGAAGTTTACGACCACATCGTGGCTCATCATTGCTTGTTTTGCAATTGCATCACCACTGGGATTAATTACCGGAAACTACTTTAATCCTGATTACAAAGTTTATTTTCTGGCGCTGGTAGGGGGTATATTCCTCCACATTTCGTCGGTAATTATTTTCGAAAGCAATAAGAATCACAATATCGACTGGAGTAAGATTTTGATGGTGATTTGCGGCGTAATTTTAGCGCTGGTGGGACATTTGTTCCATGACCATTAA
- a CDS encoding class I SAM-dependent methyltransferase: protein MAWFETWFNTPYYHILYKDRNFEEAENFITLLINDLQIPEHSKIIDLACGKGRHSVFLNKMGFEVLGLDLSEESIAQNIDFENNSLKFKVHDMRNPIFPEVSKVKVDAVFNLFTSFGYFESDVEDKKIFQSVSEALNADGFFVLDFLNEQWVKNTLIPEAVITKADIDFHISKRIEDHHVIKDIIFKDQGEDFHFFEKVKLHTLEEIGAYAEEFGFQRIKIYGDYNLGTFDLQKSPRCINVFRKI, encoded by the coding sequence ATGGCATGGTTTGAAACATGGTTTAATACCCCTTATTATCACATTCTTTACAAGGATAGAAATTTCGAAGAAGCAGAGAACTTCATCACATTGCTAATCAATGATTTGCAGATACCCGAACACTCAAAAATTATTGATTTAGCTTGCGGAAAGGGACGACATTCTGTATTTCTGAACAAAATGGGATTTGAAGTTTTAGGTTTGGATCTGTCTGAAGAAAGCATTGCGCAGAACATCGATTTCGAAAATAATTCCCTGAAATTTAAGGTTCACGATATGCGAAACCCCATTTTTCCGGAAGTCTCGAAAGTGAAAGTTGATGCGGTTTTCAATCTTTTCACAAGTTTCGGATATTTCGAGAGTGACGTTGAAGACAAGAAAATTTTTCAATCTGTAAGTGAGGCACTTAATGCCGACGGTTTTTTTGTTCTGGACTTTCTGAACGAACAGTGGGTGAAAAACACTTTGATCCCGGAGGCAGTAATTACAAAAGCAGACATCGACTTTCATATTTCAAAAAGAATTGAAGACCACCACGTTATTAAAGATATTATTTTTAAAGATCAGGGCGAGGATTTTCATTTTTTCGAGAAGGTTAAACTTCATACATTAGAGGAAATTGGCGCTTATGCGGAAGAATTTGGATTTCAGCGCATAAAAATTTACGGGGATTATAACCTGGGAACTTTCGATTTACAAAAATCGCCCAGATGCATTAATGTATTCCGGAAGATTTAA
- a CDS encoding glycosyltransferase: protein MRLHTISIIIAIFNRKDELFELLNSLSHQTDKDFEVIIVDDGSLIDLRHTTELFKGSLNIQFYRKDNSGPGLSRNYGARRAKNDWLVFVDSDVIVEKDYIENIKKNITDIPCDAFGGADKAHKGFNLMQKAISYSMTSVFTTGGIRGSKKAVTKFQPRSFNMGVKKSAFQAVGGFSEMRIGEDPDLSMTLWENGFTTAFFDDIGVYHKRRVDFGKFSRQVYQFGCARPILNLRHPNYVKISFAFPSLFLIGYVLGFIEYFLLQKGFILAMYGLYTVLVFFHALYKTKNISIASFAVISTYIQMFSYGYGFLKSWILLNIFRQKPEDAFPAHFHRN from the coding sequence ATGAGATTGCACACCATTTCAATAATCATCGCCATTTTCAACCGGAAAGACGAACTTTTCGAGCTGCTGAATTCACTGTCCCACCAAACGGACAAAGATTTTGAAGTGATTATTGTAGATGACGGCTCACTGATTGATTTAAGACATACCACTGAACTTTTTAAGGGAAGTTTAAATATCCAGTTTTATCGAAAAGACAATTCCGGTCCCGGTTTATCGCGGAATTATGGCGCAAGAAGAGCCAAGAACGACTGGCTCGTTTTTGTGGATTCCGATGTGATCGTGGAGAAAGATTACATCGAAAATATCAAAAAAAATATTACAGACATTCCCTGCGACGCTTTTGGAGGCGCCGACAAAGCCCACAAAGGTTTCAACCTGATGCAGAAAGCGATTTCGTATTCTATGACTTCGGTTTTTACCACAGGAGGAATCCGAGGTAGTAAAAAAGCGGTCACCAAATTCCAGCCGCGAAGTTTTAACATGGGCGTCAAAAAATCAGCGTTCCAGGCTGTGGGTGGATTTTCAGAAATGCGAATTGGCGAAGACCCGGACCTTTCCATGACACTTTGGGAGAATGGTTTTACCACGGCTTTTTTTGATGATATCGGGGTTTATCATAAGCGGCGCGTCGATTTTGGGAAATTCTCCAGGCAGGTTTATCAGTTTGGTTGTGCAAGACCTATTCTTAACCTGCGCCACCCAAATTACGTGAAAATCTCATTTGCGTTTCCATCCCTGTTTCTTATTGGTTATGTTTTGGGATTCATCGAATATTTTCTGCTTCAGAAAGGATTTATCCTTGCGATGTATGGCTTATACACGGTGCTCGTATTTTTTCACGCGCTGTATAAAACCAAAAATATCAGCATCGCTTCATTCGCGGTTATCTCAACTTATATCCAGATGTTCTCTTACGGCTATGGCTTTCTGAAATCCTGGATTTTGCTCAATATCTTCCGCCAGAAACCTGAAGACGCATTTCCTGCGCATTTTCACAGGAATTAA
- the mtgA gene encoding monofunctional biosynthetic peptidoglycan transglycosylase, giving the protein MWKKIKKLIFILILANILFIVWGKFFNPPVTITQIGGLLQYGKLKRDYVSYDEMGSLVKKAVIASEDQAFFSHTGFDYKAIEKAMKHNEQGKKLRGGSTISQQTAKNIFLWQGRSWIRKGLEAVYTFIIELVWGKDVILERYLNSIEMGRGVFGVEAASEYYFNKSAINLTKSEAAWIAAILPNPKKYDPKNPSSYLKRKHSWIMRQMNNVSLK; this is encoded by the coding sequence ATGTGGAAGAAAATCAAAAAACTCATCTTTATACTCATTCTCGCGAATATACTTTTTATTGTATGGGGTAAATTCTTTAATCCGCCTGTTACGATCACCCAGATTGGAGGTTTGCTTCAGTACGGAAAGCTGAAAAGAGATTATGTATCCTATGACGAAATGGGCAGTCTTGTAAAAAAAGCAGTAATTGCTTCAGAGGACCAGGCTTTTTTCAGTCATACAGGTTTTGATTATAAAGCCATTGAAAAAGCAATGAAGCATAATGAACAGGGCAAAAAACTGCGTGGCGGAAGTACCATTTCCCAGCAGACTGCTAAAAATATTTTTCTTTGGCAGGGCAGAAGCTGGATCAGGAAAGGTTTGGAAGCCGTTTATACCTTCATCATTGAACTTGTGTGGGGCAAAGACGTGATTCTGGAAAGATATCTGAACTCAATAGAAATGGGACGCGGAGTTTTTGGAGTTGAAGCTGCATCTGAATATTATTTCAACAAAAGCGCCATAAATCTCACGAAAAGTGAGGCCGCCTGGATTGCCGCCATCCTGCCTAATCCAAAAAAATATGATCCCAAAAATCCATCTTCTTACCTCAAGCGGAAACACAGCTGGATCATGCGGCAAATGAATAACGTAAGTTTGAAATAA
- a CDS encoding site-specific recombinase, with translation MPLYKRNKTDFNTLLSKYFSFRNETKSLEPLSELMLNLRASDFEEILDFLRTNPDVTENFAFYINHVFEGKPFNLSLTEANILSENAFFPEFKKRLLNKILPAVEHENTVWFLVDATSVRPTKDLQYFQNLPEEQLSEFFRLLRIDDLILRPKVKKELLFSMNILAWRVIGNAMDVEVVNMAPEYRNFDNPFLALQNELDRLNENYAENPDFTLNSKDVHYKQIKVYLEQCLDFVTLAFKNSAKYGISSKINQSLIKIRQQLNRMSDIHNVMVIDEEEDVVHKSKQLFFHILDYKSHKNNLVDLVSDSTTLMSHLITNHTAETGTHYITSSRRDYMSMFLKASGGGIIVGCLVVLKLFYGSLPGSDFSHAILYATNYAMGFIMIYLMSFTLATKQPAMTAATMAKVLSEGENTQKNYVDFAHLVSKVFRSQFIAFMGNVALAFPVALAIIYGLDVLFQQNFAAEKATKILQDHDPFHSKAIFHACIAGFFLFISGIISGNIGNSSVFYSIPKRIAKNPFLNYFLGKKAAENISDYYARNSAGIISNFWFGVFLGITGPVGLFLGLDLDIRHITFAAGNIALGFYGKGFVVDSYTVWISVITVFLIGFFNFAVSFGLSMVLAFRSRKVNFGEVTEIYKEIFRYFMKNPLRFFLPLRSDLDDSAKEMVDNTVVTKSEDR, from the coding sequence ATGCCTTTATACAAAAGAAATAAGACAGATTTTAATACCCTTCTTTCCAAGTATTTCAGTTTCCGTAACGAAACGAAATCTTTGGAGCCGCTTTCTGAATTGATGCTTAATCTGCGTGCGTCTGATTTTGAGGAAATTCTTGATTTTCTGCGTACAAATCCCGATGTTACTGAGAATTTTGCGTTCTATATCAACCATGTCTTTGAAGGAAAACCCTTTAATCTTTCGCTTACCGAAGCTAATATTTTATCGGAAAACGCTTTTTTTCCTGAGTTTAAAAAACGACTGCTGAATAAAATTCTGCCGGCCGTGGAACATGAAAATACGGTTTGGTTTCTCGTAGATGCCACTTCTGTACGGCCAACAAAGGATTTGCAGTATTTCCAGAATCTTCCGGAGGAACAACTGAGTGAGTTTTTCCGTCTGCTTCGGATTGATGATTTAATTTTAAGGCCTAAAGTGAAAAAAGAGCTGCTTTTTTCAATGAATATACTGGCGTGGCGCGTGATCGGGAATGCGATGGATGTAGAAGTTGTCAATATGGCTCCTGAATACCGTAATTTCGATAATCCTTTTTTGGCGCTTCAAAATGAACTCGACCGACTTAATGAAAATTACGCTGAAAATCCTGATTTCACCCTCAATTCCAAAGATGTACATTATAAGCAGATAAAAGTGTATTTGGAGCAATGTCTTGATTTCGTGACACTAGCCTTCAAAAACTCCGCGAAATACGGAATTTCCAGCAAAATCAACCAGTCGCTTATCAAAATCAGGCAGCAACTGAACCGCATGAGCGATATTCATAACGTGATGGTGATTGATGAGGAAGAAGATGTTGTGCACAAATCCAAACAGCTGTTTTTCCATATTCTGGATTATAAATCACATAAGAATAATCTGGTCGATTTGGTGTCAGACAGTACGACGCTGATGTCTCACCTGATTACCAATCACACAGCCGAAACCGGAACACACTACATTACCTCGTCACGCAGGGATTATATGAGCATGTTCCTGAAAGCCAGCGGCGGTGGAATTATAGTAGGTTGTCTTGTGGTTCTTAAACTTTTTTATGGCTCGCTTCCCGGAAGCGATTTCTCTCACGCCATTTTATATGCCACCAACTATGCGATGGGATTTATCATGATTTATCTGATGAGTTTTACATTAGCGACCAAACAGCCTGCGATGACTGCAGCAACGATGGCAAAAGTACTTTCGGAAGGTGAAAACACCCAGAAAAACTATGTCGATTTTGCGCATTTGGTTTCCAAGGTTTTCCGGTCGCAGTTCATTGCATTCATGGGTAATGTGGCATTGGCTTTTCCGGTAGCGCTTGCGATTATTTATGGACTTGATGTTCTCTTTCAGCAGAATTTTGCGGCAGAAAAAGCTACGAAAATTCTTCAGGATCATGATCCGTTTCATTCCAAAGCAATTTTCCACGCGTGTATTGCAGGATTCTTTCTCTTTATTTCAGGGATTATTTCCGGGAATATCGGCAACAGTTCTGTATTTTACAGTATTCCGAAAAGAATCGCAAAAAACCCTTTTCTGAACTACTTTCTGGGTAAAAAAGCAGCGGAAAACATTTCAGATTACTATGCCCGAAACTCCGCCGGTATCATCTCCAATTTCTGGTTTGGTGTCTTTCTCGGAATTACAGGTCCTGTAGGGCTTTTTCTAGGCTTGGATCTCGACATCCGCCACATTACTTTTGCTGCAGGAAATATTGCTTTAGGCTTTTATGGTAAAGGATTTGTGGTGGATTCTTACACCGTATGGATTTCGGTGATTACCGTCTTTTTGATTGGTTTCTTCAATTTTGCAGTAAGTTTCGGACTTTCGATGGTATTGGCTTTCCGTTCCAGAAAGGTGAATTTTGGCGAGGTGACCGAAATTTATAAGGAAATTTTCAGGTATTTCATGAAGAATCCGCTGCGCTTTTTCCTGCCGCTCCGCTCAGATCTGGACGACAGCGCGAAAGAAATGGTGGATAATACCGTGGTTACAAAATCTGAAGATCGGTAA
- the recF gene encoding DNA replication/repair protein RecF (All proteins in this family for which functions are known are DNA-binding proteins that assist the filamentation of RecA onto DNA for the initiation of recombination or recombinational repair.) produces MIIRKLHLINFKNHQEKSFEFSPQINCFVGNNGVGKTNVLDALHYLSVAKSFLGNTDLNNIKTDEDFFAIEGEISDGEKENIIKVQMPKEAKKIIKKNDKSYDRIADHIGFLPSVIISPYDSNLISDSGESRRKFLDAMISQTDSDYLFNLIQYQKTVQQRNALLKNFARNRYFDAENLKIYNEPLIKFGTKIFEKRQQFTDSIVPLIQQYYDIISNGNEKVTVIYQSHLQENDFGTLLQENSEKDRMLTYTSTGIHKDDLVFEMNGNSLKKIGSQGQQKSFLIALKLSQMNRIKELTAKTPVLLLDDIFDKLDDTRVSQLIELVNQEHFGQIFITDTNLERTEKVVKKINEESKIFEI; encoded by the coding sequence ATGATTATCCGGAAGCTGCATCTCATCAATTTTAAAAACCATCAGGAAAAATCCTTTGAATTTTCACCCCAAATCAACTGTTTTGTAGGAAACAACGGGGTGGGAAAAACCAATGTTCTCGATGCGTTGCATTATCTTTCCGTAGCCAAAAGTTTTCTCGGAAACACGGATCTGAATAATATTAAAACGGATGAAGATTTTTTCGCTATTGAAGGCGAAATTTCTGATGGTGAAAAAGAAAATATCATCAAGGTTCAGATGCCGAAAGAGGCTAAGAAAATCATAAAAAAGAACGATAAATCCTACGACAGAATTGCCGATCATATCGGATTTTTGCCCAGCGTAATAATTTCGCCTTACGATTCTAACCTGATTTCCGATTCTGGAGAAAGCCGAAGAAAATTTCTGGATGCCATGATTTCGCAGACTGATTCGGATTATCTTTTCAACCTGATTCAGTACCAGAAAACGGTGCAGCAAAGAAATGCACTGCTGAAAAATTTTGCCAGAAACCGCTATTTCGATGCAGAAAATCTCAAAATTTACAATGAACCGCTGATCAAATTCGGTACAAAAATCTTTGAAAAAAGACAGCAGTTTACCGATTCCATTGTCCCGCTGATTCAGCAGTATTACGATATTATTTCCAACGGAAACGAAAAGGTTACGGTAATTTATCAGTCGCATCTGCAGGAAAATGATTTCGGGACTCTTCTGCAGGAAAATTCCGAAAAAGACAGAATGCTCACTTATACTTCAACAGGAATTCATAAGGATGATTTGGTTTTTGAGATGAACGGTAATTCGCTGAAGAAAATCGGTAGCCAGGGTCAGCAGAAATCTTTTCTCATCGCGCTGAAGCTTTCCCAAATGAACAGAATTAAAGAACTTACGGCAAAAACGCCGGTTCTTCTTTTAGACGATATCTTCGATAAACTTGATGACACGCGGGTTTCGCAGCTGATTGAACTCGTGAATCAGGAGCATTTCGGACAGATTTTCATTACGGATACCAATCTGGAACGCACCGAAAAAGTGGTGAAAAAGATTAATGAAGAATCGAAAATTTTTGAAATTTAA